The proteins below are encoded in one region of Streptomyces cyanogenus:
- a CDS encoding type I polyketide synthase, with amino-acid sequence MTSPVRAHDLILCLTPFGEPDAALATAATAAGALGVLDLAAGDRRSREQLSRLRRAAPGPFGIRVTGRCALTPADLGEPVDTVVLTADAPWTAAELPGETRVLAEVTGLGQARAAARAGARGLIARGCESGGRVGELSTFVLLQQLLADEESTGLPVWACGGVGPRTAAAAVAGGAAGVVLDSQLALLPESGLPEAVRAVLRSLDGSETVLLGGHRVLRRRGPDAPQPPAGDPEAVASLLGARELRGRLLPVGQDGFLAARFAERWRDVRAVVRGLSAAMHEVIGAGAAPAGTALRPGSAMSRALGTRLPVAQGPMTRVSDQAGFAAAVAEGGALPFLALALADGARTRDLLTEARAVLDGRPWGVGVLGFAPEDIRTAQLDAVRELRPTHAIIAGGRPAQAEALERAGIRTFLHVPSPGLLRQFLDAGARRFVFEGSECGGHVGPRASFPLWEAQLAVLEDFVAQSGEEAARRLELFFAGGVHDARSAAMVAALAAPLTARGAAVGVLMGTAYLFTAEAVTHGAVRPLFQRQVLAATGTALLETAPGHATRCVPSPFTRDYRDREAALRAQGLPDREVWERLERLNVGRLRLASKGLTRADDGALQDVDDERQLNEGLFMAGQVAVLRSAPTTVAALHHAVTDGAAEFLAARAAQDTDDTRVTRVTHDAQVTHDVPAAQARAAHPGPRATPEPPPPPPLDIAIVGMACMFPQAPDLATFWANIVTGRDAVTEVPPDRWDPAVHRTAGHTASTWGGFLPPVPFDPLRYGIPPASLGSIEPVQLLSLEAARRALDDAGYGDDGRDFDRSRTSVVFGAEAGSDLSNAVTLRAVLPSYYGKVPDGLDEQLPRLTEDSFPGMLANVISGRIANRLDLGGANYTVDAACASSLAALDVACKELVCGTSGLVLCGGADLHNGINDYVLFSSVHALSPAGRSRAFDASADGIALGEGVACVVLKRLADAERDGDRIYGVVKGLGSASDGRSLGLTAPRPEGQRAALQRAYRNAGVPPAAVGLVEAHGTGTVVGDRTELTVLGEVFAEAGAATGGCALGSVKSQIGHTKCAAGLAGLIKATLALYTGVKPPTLHLERPNPAWDEAGSPFVFHARARPWAAPPAERLAGVSAFGFGGTNFHAVVAAYADAPPPRQALDAWPAELFLLRGRDPAAVRRDAEELLRAAEADGSPWRLRDLALAAAHRADTSHEPVQAAFVARDTGELVAHLRRVLSGEPHPGAGTHLADPAAGQVAFLFPGQGSQRTGMLAELLIALPELRHYLHLGRAHADRIFPPAAFDDTARDRQRAALTDTRTAQPALGITGLAAHAFLTSAGVHPDLAAGHSYGELAALAAAGALDPETLLELSAERAGAILAAAGDEPGTMAAVGAPADTVVRVLRTAGAPESVVVANLNSPEQTVISGPTPDVDTAVQALRAGGLGARRIPVACAFHSPLVAAAGERFAKVLADKPVRAPEFPVWANRTATPYPPDPDAVRAGLAAQIGAPVAFAAQIEAMYEAGARIFVEAGPGTVLTRLVGQILGDRPHRTVACEPRPDSGLAGWLDALARLAVAGRPVRAAWLLRGRDAVDALRTPAPKRPGWTVDGHLVRTADGALLPGALAPARRVLETTVTTDQPNGAPVDRDALISEFLRTSREMIAAQRDVLLTYFGATAPAPVVPVAPAPAPGPVETVRQPPVPAQPADDREPGPPDDVERVVREIISERTGYPVDMIEPDLDLEADLSIDSIKRAEIAGELARRLGIAGGAELLDDTELEELAKARTAAAVTAWLTARTGAATGGGQEPDAATEPDTAVGVAPRRYELRPVPLPGPDPAADLSGRRFVLLGGAEATAAEVAARLAESGADTVLRERDHLLGAADGPVHGVLYLGALPGPDHPVLPDAFPVLRAALACAPRVLLAVRAADGAGALRSAGLDGLVRSVGREYPDLLARVCAVGDTGPAAVADAVLAELRAPDPAPVVLRTAPGHRRGLDLVPAPLGPLGSTGAGPAGDGAAEAAALGLDRDSVVLLAGGARGITARFAATLAAACRCRIELLGRTPAPTAPEAPHTAGARTTVELRAALAAGPGAPRPDEINRAAELILAQREISSTLAELTALGSPARYRSVDFRERDAVLQAVKEIHAEHGRLDGAVFAAGVIEDRLIAEKTPESFQRVYGTKTAGAGALFAALDELPAAPAFTVLFGSIAAVLGNRGQADYAAANDALETLGADWAARTGRRVLTVHWGPWAPAAGHPGMVGAELGRAYARRGVALIDPDEGTAALLRELAWGDPAARAVVYTASGW; translated from the coding sequence ATGACCTCCCCTGTGCGTGCCCACGACCTGATCCTGTGCCTCACCCCTTTCGGAGAACCCGACGCCGCTCTCGCCACTGCCGCCACCGCGGCCGGTGCGCTCGGCGTCCTGGACCTGGCCGCCGGCGACCGAAGGTCCCGCGAGCAGCTGTCCCGGCTGAGACGGGCCGCGCCGGGCCCCTTCGGCATACGGGTGACCGGGCGCTGCGCCCTCACCCCCGCCGACCTCGGCGAACCGGTCGACACGGTGGTCCTCACCGCGGACGCACCCTGGACGGCAGCTGAACTGCCCGGTGAGACCCGCGTGTTGGCGGAGGTCACCGGTCTCGGACAGGCCCGTGCGGCCGCCCGCGCGGGCGCCCGGGGACTGATCGCCCGGGGCTGCGAGAGCGGCGGCCGGGTCGGCGAGCTGAGCACCTTCGTCCTGCTGCAACAGCTGCTGGCGGACGAGGAGTCGACCGGCCTGCCCGTCTGGGCCTGTGGAGGCGTCGGCCCCCGCACGGCCGCGGCCGCCGTGGCCGGCGGCGCGGCCGGTGTCGTCCTGGACAGCCAACTGGCCCTGCTCCCCGAATCGGGACTGCCCGAGGCGGTCCGGGCGGTGCTGCGCTCCCTGGACGGCTCGGAGACCGTGCTGCTCGGCGGACACCGGGTACTGCGGCGCCGCGGCCCCGACGCGCCACAGCCGCCCGCCGGCGATCCCGAAGCGGTCGCCTCCCTGCTGGGCGCCCGCGAGTTGCGCGGCCGGCTGCTCCCGGTGGGCCAGGACGGCTTCCTCGCCGCCCGGTTCGCCGAAAGGTGGCGCGACGTGCGCGCGGTCGTGCGCGGACTGTCCGCGGCGATGCACGAGGTCATCGGTGCCGGGGCGGCACCGGCAGGTACGGCCCTGCGGCCGGGGTCGGCCATGAGCCGAGCGCTGGGCACCCGGCTGCCGGTCGCGCAGGGGCCCATGACACGGGTCAGCGACCAGGCCGGATTCGCCGCCGCCGTGGCCGAGGGAGGGGCGCTGCCCTTCCTCGCCCTCGCCCTGGCCGACGGCGCCCGGACCCGGGACCTGCTCACCGAGGCACGGGCCGTGCTCGACGGCCGGCCCTGGGGCGTCGGCGTGCTCGGCTTCGCACCCGAGGACATCCGCACCGCCCAGCTGGACGCCGTACGGGAGCTGCGGCCCACGCACGCGATCATCGCGGGCGGCCGGCCCGCCCAGGCCGAGGCGCTGGAACGGGCCGGGATCCGCACCTTCCTGCACGTGCCTTCGCCGGGATTGCTGCGCCAGTTCCTCGACGCGGGCGCCCGCAGGTTCGTGTTCGAGGGCTCCGAGTGCGGCGGGCACGTCGGACCCCGGGCCTCCTTCCCGCTCTGGGAGGCCCAGCTCGCCGTCCTGGAGGACTTCGTGGCGCAGTCCGGGGAGGAGGCGGCGCGGCGGCTGGAGCTGTTCTTCGCGGGCGGTGTCCACGACGCGCGGTCCGCGGCCATGGTCGCCGCGCTGGCCGCCCCGCTCACCGCCCGGGGCGCCGCCGTCGGCGTCCTCATGGGCACCGCCTACCTGTTCACCGCGGAGGCCGTCACCCACGGCGCCGTCCGGCCGCTCTTCCAGCGCCAGGTCCTCGCCGCCACCGGGACCGCTCTGCTGGAGACGGCGCCCGGGCACGCCACCCGTTGCGTGCCCAGCCCGTTCACCCGTGACTACCGCGACCGGGAGGCCGCGTTACGGGCACAGGGCCTGCCCGACCGCGAGGTGTGGGAACGGCTGGAGCGGCTGAACGTCGGCCGGCTGCGCCTCGCCAGCAAGGGCCTGACCCGCGCCGACGACGGCGCGTTGCAGGACGTCGACGACGAACGGCAGCTGAACGAGGGGCTGTTCATGGCGGGCCAGGTCGCCGTCCTGCGCTCGGCGCCCACCACCGTGGCGGCCCTCCACCACGCGGTGACCGACGGCGCGGCCGAGTTCCTCGCCGCACGGGCGGCCCAGGACACCGACGACACCCGGGTCACCAGGGTCACCCATGACGCCCAAGTCACCCATGACGTCCCCGCCGCGCAGGCCCGAGCCGCGCACCCCGGCCCCCGCGCCACCCCTGAACCCCCGCCGCCCCCACCGCTCGACATCGCGATCGTCGGCATGGCGTGCATGTTCCCGCAGGCCCCCGACCTCGCCACCTTCTGGGCGAACATCGTCACCGGACGCGACGCCGTCACCGAGGTCCCCCCCGACCGCTGGGACCCCGCCGTGCACCGCACCGCCGGCCACACGGCATCCACATGGGGCGGCTTCCTGCCACCCGTCCCCTTCGACCCGCTGCGCTACGGCATCCCGCCCGCCTCCCTCGGCAGCATCGAACCCGTGCAGCTGCTGTCCCTGGAGGCGGCCCGCAGGGCACTGGACGACGCCGGATACGGCGACGACGGACGGGACTTCGACCGTTCCCGCACCTCCGTCGTCTTCGGCGCCGAGGCCGGCAGCGACCTGTCCAACGCCGTCACCCTGCGCGCCGTCCTCCCGTCCTACTACGGCAAGGTCCCCGACGGACTCGACGAACAGCTGCCCCGCCTCACCGAGGACTCCTTCCCCGGCATGCTCGCCAACGTCATCTCCGGTCGGATCGCCAACCGCCTCGACCTCGGCGGCGCCAACTACACCGTCGACGCCGCCTGCGCCTCCTCCCTCGCCGCGCTGGACGTCGCCTGCAAGGAACTCGTCTGCGGCACCAGCGGCCTCGTCCTGTGCGGCGGGGCCGACCTGCACAACGGCATCAACGACTACGTCCTGTTCTCCTCCGTCCACGCACTCTCCCCGGCCGGCCGCTCGCGCGCCTTCGACGCCTCCGCAGACGGCATCGCCCTCGGCGAGGGCGTGGCCTGCGTGGTCCTCAAGCGGCTCGCCGACGCCGAACGCGACGGCGACCGTATCTACGGCGTCGTCAAGGGCCTCGGCTCCGCCAGCGACGGCCGCTCCCTCGGCCTGACCGCACCCCGCCCCGAAGGCCAGCGGGCCGCGCTGCAGCGGGCGTATCGCAACGCCGGTGTCCCGCCCGCCGCGGTCGGTCTGGTGGAGGCGCACGGCACCGGGACCGTCGTCGGTGACCGCACCGAACTCACCGTGCTCGGCGAGGTGTTCGCCGAGGCCGGTGCCGCGACCGGCGGCTGCGCGCTCGGCTCGGTCAAGTCGCAGATCGGGCACACCAAGTGCGCCGCCGGACTCGCCGGACTGATCAAGGCCACCCTGGCGCTGTACACCGGCGTCAAGCCGCCCACCCTGCACCTGGAGCGGCCCAACCCGGCCTGGGACGAGGCCGGCAGCCCGTTCGTCTTCCACGCCCGCGCCCGGCCCTGGGCGGCACCGCCCGCCGAACGCCTCGCCGGGGTCAGCGCGTTCGGCTTCGGCGGCACCAACTTCCACGCCGTAGTGGCGGCGTACGCGGACGCACCGCCGCCCCGGCAGGCCCTGGACGCCTGGCCCGCCGAACTGTTCCTCCTCCGCGGCCGGGACCCGGCGGCGGTCCGCCGGGACGCCGAGGAGCTCCTCCGGGCCGCCGAGGCCGACGGCAGCCCCTGGCGGCTGCGCGACCTGGCCCTCGCCGCGGCCCACCGCGCCGACACCTCCCACGAACCCGTCCAGGCGGCGTTCGTGGCCCGCGACACCGGGGAACTGGTCGCCCACCTGCGGCGCGTGCTGTCCGGGGAGCCGCACCCGGGCGCGGGGACACACCTCGCGGATCCGGCCGCCGGCCAGGTGGCCTTCCTCTTCCCCGGCCAGGGCAGCCAGCGCACCGGCATGCTCGCCGAACTGCTGATCGCCCTGCCCGAACTGCGGCACTACCTGCACCTCGGCCGCGCCCACGCCGACCGGATCTTCCCGCCGGCCGCCTTCGACGACACCGCCCGTGACCGGCAGCGGGCCGCGCTCACCGACACCCGGACGGCACAGCCCGCCCTCGGCATCACCGGCCTCGCCGCCCACGCCTTCCTCACCTCGGCCGGCGTCCACCCCGACCTCGCCGCCGGGCACAGCTACGGCGAACTGGCCGCCCTCGCCGCGGCCGGCGCCCTCGACCCGGAGACCCTGCTGGAGCTGAGCGCCGAGCGGGCCGGGGCGATCCTGGCGGCGGCCGGCGACGAGCCCGGCACCATGGCCGCCGTCGGCGCCCCCGCCGACACCGTCGTGCGCGTCCTGCGCACGGCCGGGGCACCCGAGTCGGTCGTCGTCGCCAACCTCAACTCGCCCGAGCAGACGGTGATCTCCGGACCGACACCGGATGTCGACACCGCCGTACAGGCGCTGCGTGCCGGCGGGCTCGGCGCCCGCCGCATCCCGGTGGCCTGCGCCTTCCACAGCCCGCTGGTGGCCGCCGCGGGGGAGAGGTTCGCCAAGGTCCTCGCGGACAAGCCGGTCCGCGCCCCCGAGTTCCCCGTCTGGGCCAACCGCACCGCCACCCCGTACCCGCCGGACCCCGACGCCGTGCGCGCCGGACTCGCCGCACAGATCGGCGCCCCGGTGGCCTTCGCCGCGCAGATCGAGGCGATGTACGAGGCAGGCGCGCGGATCTTCGTCGAAGCGGGCCCGGGCACGGTCCTCACCCGGCTCGTCGGCCAGATCCTCGGCGACCGCCCGCACCGCACGGTCGCCTGCGAGCCCCGGCCCGACAGCGGCCTGGCCGGCTGGCTCGACGCCCTCGCCCGGCTCGCCGTCGCCGGCCGGCCGGTACGCGCCGCCTGGCTCCTCCGGGGCCGTGACGCCGTCGACGCGCTGCGCACCCCGGCGCCGAAGCGGCCCGGCTGGACGGTCGACGGACACCTCGTGCGTACGGCCGACGGAGCCCTCCTGCCCGGTGCCCTCGCGCCGGCCCGACGCGTCCTGGAGACGACCGTGACGACCGACCAGCCGAACGGCGCCCCCGTCGACCGGGACGCCCTGATCTCCGAATTCCTGCGCACCAGCCGGGAGATGATCGCCGCCCAGCGGGACGTGCTGCTCACCTACTTCGGCGCCACGGCACCGGCGCCCGTCGTGCCGGTGGCGCCCGCGCCGGCCCCGGGGCCGGTGGAGACCGTGCGGCAGCCGCCCGTCCCTGCGCAGCCGGCCGATGACCGCGAGCCCGGTCCGCCGGACGACGTCGAACGGGTCGTCCGGGAGATCATCAGCGAACGCACCGGCTACCCCGTCGACATGATCGAACCCGATCTGGACCTGGAAGCCGACCTCAGCATCGACTCCATCAAGCGCGCCGAGATCGCGGGCGAACTCGCCCGGCGCCTGGGCATCGCGGGCGGCGCGGAACTCCTCGACGACACCGAACTGGAGGAACTGGCCAAGGCGCGCACAGCGGCGGCCGTGACGGCGTGGCTGACCGCACGGACGGGCGCGGCCACCGGGGGCGGCCAGGAGCCGGACGCCGCGACGGAGCCGGACACGGCCGTCGGTGTCGCCCCCCGGCGCTACGAGCTGCGGCCGGTCCCGCTGCCCGGCCCGGACCCCGCCGCCGACCTGTCCGGCAGGCGGTTCGTCCTCCTCGGCGGTGCCGAAGCCACGGCGGCCGAGGTCGCCGCGCGGCTCGCCGAGTCCGGCGCCGACACCGTGCTCCGCGAGCGCGACCACCTCCTCGGCGCCGCCGACGGCCCGGTCCACGGCGTCCTGTACCTGGGCGCGCTGCCCGGCCCGGACCACCCGGTGCTGCCGGACGCCTTCCCGGTACTCCGGGCGGCGCTGGCGTGCGCGCCCCGCGTGCTGCTGGCGGTACGCGCCGCCGACGGCGCCGGTGCGCTGCGGTCGGCGGGACTGGACGGCCTCGTCCGCAGCGTCGGCCGCGAGTATCCGGACCTGCTGGCACGGGTATGCGCGGTGGGCGACACCGGCCCGGCGGCCGTGGCCGACGCGGTGCTCGCCGAGCTGCGCGCCCCCGACCCGGCGCCCGTCGTACTGCGCACGGCCCCCGGACACCGCCGGGGGCTGGACCTGGTGCCCGCACCGCTCGGACCGCTCGGCAGCACCGGCGCCGGACCCGCCGGGGACGGCGCCGCCGAGGCCGCCGCGCTCGGGCTCGACCGGGACTCCGTGGTCCTGCTGGCCGGCGGGGCCCGGGGCATCACGGCGAGGTTCGCGGCCACCCTGGCCGCCGCCTGCCGGTGCCGGATCGAGCTGCTCGGCCGCACGCCCGCGCCGACCGCACCCGAGGCCCCGCACACCGCCGGGGCCCGCACCACCGTCGAGCTGCGGGCGGCGCTCGCCGCGGGCCCCGGCGCCCCGAGGCCCGACGAGATCAACCGGGCCGCCGAACTGATCCTCGCCCAGCGGGAGATCAGCAGCACACTCGCCGAACTCACCGCCCTCGGCAGCCCGGCCCGCTACCGTTCGGTGGACTTCCGCGAACGGGACGCCGTCCTGCAGGCCGTCAAGGAGATCCACGCCGAACACGGCCGGCTCGACGGTGCCGTCTTCGCCGCCGGCGTGATCGAGGACCGGCTGATCGCGGAGAAGACCCCCGAGTCCTTCCAGCGGGTCTACGGCACGAAGACGGCCGGGGCCGGCGCGCTGTTCGCCGCGCTGGACGAACTGCCCGCCGCACCGGCGTTCACCGTGCTGTTCGGCAGCATCGCCGCCGTCCTCGGCAACCGGGGGCAGGCCGACTACGCGGCCGCGAACGACGCCCTGGAGACGCTCGGCGCCGACTGGGCCGCCCGTACCGGCCGACGGGTCCTGACCGTCCACTGGGGACCCTGGGCGCCGGCCGCCGGCCACCCCGGCATGGTCGGCGCGGAACTCGGCCGCGCCTATGCCCGGCGCGGGGTCGCGCTGATCGACCCGGACGAGGGCACCGCGGCCCTGCTCCGCGAACTCGCCTGGGGCGACCCGGCGGCCCGCGCCGTCGTCTACACCGCGTCGGGCTGGTGA
- a CDS encoding RICIN domain-containing protein, with translation MQSPHPPHPPLPAPAGEPDRVLVARLTGPEEGRHHAVALLLARHWRATRDYAVVCLAAAGPTAQLVATAAFQHVLGRMPSAVTGGALRPHLLVAVREVVRAWATDDVACIALTELRKTTGGRGLRAAKPGPPESRQLAARAFQALPGAAQCLLWHTEVEAEPINIPAGLLGMDPADATTALERAREQFRAGCVRAHRELAPTRECRFYNRLLDVPIRRGGTLLPEVRRHLTVCRHCRYAAEQLGHFDGALSLLLAETVLGWGARRYLDSRPGRGAAGEWPPPPPHAPPDTAPTSGGRHRTGGEYRHRKAVAIGVGLTCVALLATVLAVHGRSDDNGVPGPGVTWGAPAAGTPRPSGAGARPAPSPATASFGESTDLAHGTLRGLSSGRCLEVRGDRVEAGAGVRLASCTAAPSQQWSYQDDGLLRSAADPSLCLAADPGTRRVALAGCLVPAGEVSYDVTVRGEILLRWHHGLALAAASGRSATRVGVADRDGSARQRWVLEPAAAGRRPRSDAVPDARVGQGRSGSGRPGTSRGGAGRSPGHERKDGGTTRGKPGADRERGAPRIAGQRDAPRVARIRAAGAERPAAGARAVQKAEELVVPVVGTLTEPVAHGGGAAAGVVRTGLG, from the coding sequence GTGCAGTCCCCCCACCCCCCACACCCGCCCCTGCCCGCCCCGGCCGGGGAGCCCGACCGCGTTCTCGTCGCCCGGCTGACCGGCCCGGAGGAGGGCCGCCACCACGCGGTCGCGCTGCTGCTCGCCCGGCACTGGCGGGCCACCCGCGACTACGCCGTGGTCTGCCTGGCCGCCGCCGGGCCGACCGCCCAGCTGGTGGCCACCGCGGCCTTCCAGCACGTGCTGGGCCGCATGCCGAGCGCCGTGACCGGCGGCGCCCTGCGCCCCCATCTGCTCGTCGCCGTCCGGGAGGTCGTCCGCGCCTGGGCCACGGACGACGTCGCCTGCATCGCTCTGACGGAATTGCGCAAAACCACCGGCGGTCGCGGACTGCGCGCCGCAAAGCCCGGCCCGCCGGAAAGCAGGCAACTCGCAGCCCGCGCATTCCAGGCCCTTCCCGGCGCCGCGCAATGCCTTCTCTGGCACACCGAGGTCGAAGCCGAACCCATAAACATACCCGCCGGTCTGCTGGGTATGGACCCGGCCGACGCCACGACCGCCCTGGAGCGGGCGCGCGAACAATTCCGCGCCGGTTGCGTCCGCGCCCACCGCGAACTCGCACCCACCCGGGAATGCCGCTTCTACAACCGGCTCCTGGACGTTCCCATCCGCCGCGGCGGCACCCTGCTGCCAGAGGTGCGCCGGCATCTGACGGTCTGCCGCCACTGCCGGTACGCCGCCGAACAGCTCGGCCACTTCGACGGCGCCCTGTCGCTCCTGCTCGCCGAGACCGTGCTCGGCTGGGGCGCCCGCCGCTACCTCGACTCCCGGCCCGGCCGCGGCGCCGCCGGGGAATGGCCGCCCCCGCCCCCGCACGCGCCGCCGGACACGGCGCCGACGTCCGGCGGCCGGCACCGCACCGGAGGGGAGTACCGCCACCGCAAGGCCGTCGCCATCGGCGTCGGACTCACCTGCGTCGCCCTGCTCGCCACCGTCCTCGCGGTCCACGGCCGGTCCGATGACAACGGTGTCCCCGGCCCCGGCGTCACCTGGGGCGCCCCCGCCGCCGGCACCCCGCGGCCGAGCGGCGCGGGTGCCCGCCCCGCCCCCTCGCCCGCCACCGCCTCCTTCGGCGAATCCACCGACCTGGCCCACGGCACCCTGCGCGGCCTGTCCTCCGGGCGCTGCCTGGAGGTGCGCGGCGACCGGGTCGAGGCGGGCGCCGGTGTCCGCCTCGCCTCGTGCACGGCGGCCCCTTCGCAGCAGTGGTCGTACCAGGACGACGGCCTGCTGCGCAGCGCCGCCGACCCCAGCCTGTGCCTGGCCGCCGACCCCGGCACGAGGAGGGTCGCGCTGGCCGGCTGCCTCGTACCCGCCGGGGAGGTGTCGTACGACGTCACGGTGCGCGGCGAGATCCTGCTGCGCTGGCACCACGGCCTGGCCCTCGCGGCCGCGTCAGGCCGTTCCGCCACCCGGGTCGGCGTGGCGGACCGCGACGGGTCGGCCCGGCAGCGGTGGGTGCTGGAGCCGGCGGCGGCCGGCCGACGGCCGCGTTCCGACGCGGTGCCGGACGCGCGCGTCGGACAGGGCCGGTCCGGTTCCGGGCGGCCGGGGACGTCGAGGGGCGGGGCCGGGCGGTCTCCCGGGCACGAGCGGAAGGACGGCGGCACCACGCGCGGGAAACCGGGGGCCGACAGGGAGCGTGGGGCACCGCGGATCGCCGGGCAGCGGGACGCGCCGAGGGTCGCCCGGATCCGCGCCGCCGGGGCGGAGCGACCGGCCGCCGGGGCCCGGGCCGTACAGAAGGCGGAGGAGCTCGTGGTTCCGGTCGTCGGCACGCTGACCGAGCCGGTCGCCCACGGCGGCGGTGCCGCGGCGGGTGTCGTGCGGACGGGGCTCGGCTGA
- a CDS encoding DUF4442 domain-containing protein, giving the protein MAAMSADQMSIGEMLAATVPMARTLNLQFLETTPDKAVVSLPDQGAYHNHVGGPHAGAMFTLGESASGAIVLAAFGDQLSRAVPLAVRAEIAYRKLAMGAVTATATLGRPAAEVVAELDAGQRPEFPVSIEIRRADGAVTGEMSVLWTLRPTDQGK; this is encoded by the coding sequence ATGGCGGCCATGAGCGCAGACCAGATGTCGATCGGCGAGATGCTCGCCGCCACCGTGCCCATGGCCCGGACGCTGAACCTCCAGTTCCTGGAGACCACGCCCGACAAGGCCGTGGTGTCCCTGCCGGACCAGGGCGCGTACCACAACCACGTGGGCGGCCCGCACGCCGGTGCGATGTTCACCCTCGGGGAGTCGGCCAGCGGCGCCATCGTGCTGGCCGCCTTCGGGGACCAGCTCTCGCGTGCCGTACCGCTCGCGGTGCGGGCCGAGATCGCCTACAGGAAGCTGGCGATGGGGGCCGTCACCGCGACCGCCACGCTGGGCCGCCCGGCCGCCGAGGTCGTCGCCGAACTGGACGCGGGACAGCGGCCCGAGTTCCCCGTGTCCATCGAGATCCGGCGTGCGGACGGCGCCGTCACCGGCGAGATGAGCGTCCTGTGGACGCTCCGGCCGACCGACCAGGGGAAGTGA
- a CDS encoding spermidine synthase yields the protein MTEQIPVSRTTDHGTAKLMPDVDRERAWLLTVDGAPQSYVDLDDPAYLEFEYARRLGFVLDAVSAQGVPLDVVHLGGGALTLPRYVAATRPGSRQDVVEADRGLLELVTEQLPLPAGSGVALHAADARAWLEEAPDDHADVLVADVFGGSRVPAHLTTLPYVRQAERVLRPGGVYAANLADAAPFGFLRSQLANLAAVFEETALIAEPAVLRGRRFGNAVVVASHRPLDVAAVARRAAADAFPARVEHGPAVEEFIGSARPVEDTGAVPSPEPPDGAFGIG from the coding sequence GTGACCGAGCAGATACCCGTTTCCCGCACCACCGACCACGGCACCGCCAAGCTGATGCCCGACGTCGATCGGGAGCGGGCCTGGCTGCTCACCGTCGACGGGGCGCCGCAGTCGTACGTCGATCTCGACGACCCGGCGTATCTGGAGTTCGAGTACGCGCGGCGGCTGGGGTTCGTGCTGGACGCCGTCTCCGCCCAGGGGGTGCCGCTGGACGTGGTGCACCTCGGCGGGGGCGCGCTGACGCTGCCCCGCTACGTGGCCGCCACCCGGCCCGGGTCCCGGCAGGACGTGGTCGAGGCCGACCGGGGGCTGCTGGAACTGGTCACCGAGCAGTTGCCGCTGCCGGCGGGCTCGGGCGTCGCCCTGCACGCGGCGGATGCCCGGGCCTGGCTGGAGGAGGCGCCGGACGACCACGCCGACGTGCTGGTCGCCGACGTGTTCGGGGGGTCCCGGGTGCCGGCGCATCTGACCACGCTGCCGTACGTCCGCCAGGCCGAGCGGGTGCTGCGGCCCGGCGGGGTCTATGCGGCGAACCTCGCGGACGCGGCGCCGTTCGGCTTCCTCCGCTCCCAACTGGCCAACCTGGCCGCCGTGTTCGAGGAGACGGCGCTGATCGCCGAGCCGGCGGTGCTGCGCGGTCGGCGGTTCGGCAACGCGGTGGTCGTGGCCTCGCACCGACCGCTGGACGTCGCCGCGGTCGCCCGCCGCGCCGCGGCGGACGCCTTTCCGGCGCGGGTCGAACACGGGCCGGCGGTAGAGGAGTTCATCGGCTCGGCCCGCCCGGTCGAGGACACCGGAGCGGTGCCCTCGCCCGAGCCCCCCGACGGGGCGTTCGGCATCGGCTGA